TAGCGCTCGCCCAGGAACTTGAAGGCCTGCTGCAGCAGCAGGCGCGGAGTCAGTGGCAGGTAGTCGGCGGCGGTGTCCTGCGAGCGCGGCAGCAGCGCCGGCACCAGCTTCAGGCGGCCATCGGTTTCGCGCACCGGCAGCTGCACAACCCACGAGGCATGCGCCTGCTGGCCGTTCACCGGTTCGGCGGCGGGCCAGTCGGCCAGCACCGGCAGGCGCACGCCCATGTCCAGCTGCAGGCGCGAGACGCGCGGTTCCTCCGGGGTGTAGGCGGTCTGTGCGGTGGCGCCGGTGACGATGCGATACGGGCCCTTCGTGCCGTAGCCGAGCACCGTGCCCTTGTCGCCGCTGGCGATGGCGTCGGCTTCGATCCACGCGCTGTAGCGCTCGCTGTGCACGAACAGCCAGCGGCCATCGGCGCTGCGATGGACCACGGCAACCTTGTCACCGGGGAACAGTGCCGATTCCTGGAAGCGGTCGATGTCGGTGTCACCGGCAGTGCTGAAGACGCGCTCGCGGGTGGGGAAGGTGCGCAGCGCGGCACGCTTCACCACCAGCCCGTAGGCCGGTGTCACCTGCGCGGGAATCGCATCGAGGCCGAGGTTGGCCTGGATGCCGCTGCGTAGCGCCGGGGCGATGGCCTTGCCCTTCTCGTTGAACAGTGCACGCTCGGGCCAGCGTGACAATGCGCTGATGCTGGCGCGTACCTGCGCGGCATCGAGCTGTGCGGGCAGCGAAGCGATGTCCTGGATGTGGCTGTCCTGCGCCCGCATCCGCGCGTTCTGCGCGTCGATCTGCGCGCGGTCCAGGATCGGCGCATCGGCATTGTCCAGGCGTGCGGCCCAGTACTGCGGTGTCAGGTAGGCCTCGTGCAGGCCAACCACATAGGGCAGCGGCGCGCCGGGGTCAGGTGGCGGTGCAGCCTGTGCGAAGGCCGGTGCGGCCAGCAGGCACAGGGCCAGGGTCAACCGGCGCGACCACTGCCGGTCCGGTGCGCGGGAAGCCAGGATCATGCGCTGCATACCCTCCTCGAATGCCAGTTGGAATATTTATTCCTTTCTCTGGCGAAAGCAAGAATAAATTATTGACCGGTGTTCCGGCCCGTGTTACACAGCCATTACCACCCGCGCTGGGGAAGTGTCGCTGTGGATCCTGCCGTTCGCAAACCGCGTCTGCCTGCTGCTGCCGGCCTGTGTGCCGCGCTGCTGCTGTGGGCGTCGGCCGCGCAGGCGGCGGATGCGCGCAGCAGCCAGCAGCGGGCGCGCCAGACGCAGGTGATCGACCTGATCGACAGCGGTCGTTTCAGCGATGCCGAAGCGCTGCTGGCAACGGCAGGCAATACTGCCGAAGGCGCCTTCCAGCGCGAGCGCATGCGCCGTATCCGCCTGGATTTCAGCCTTGACCAGCAGGCCGCGAAGGCCGCCGTGCGCCGCTGGATCCCCGACCTGAGCGACGAGGAATTC
This genomic window from Stenotrophomonas maltophilia contains:
- a CDS encoding SH3 domain-containing protein, with the protein product MILASRAPDRQWSRRLTLALCLLAAPAFAQAAPPPDPGAPLPYVVGLHEAYLTPQYWAARLDNADAPILDRAQIDAQNARMRAQDSHIQDIASLPAQLDAAQVRASISALSRWPERALFNEKGKAIAPALRSGIQANLGLDAIPAQVTPAYGLVVKRAALRTFPTRERVFSTAGDTDIDRFQESALFPGDKVAVVHRSADGRWLFVHSERYSAWIEADAIASGDKGTVLGYGTKGPYRIVTGATAQTAYTPEEPRVSRLQLDMGVRLPVLADWPAAEPVNGQQAHASWVVQLPVRETDGRLKLVPALLPRSQDTAADYLPLTPRLLLQQAFKFLGERYGWGHDYDTRDCSGFVSEIYRSFGVLLPRNTSAQAISPALDRLPFTDRVGKAARERAVTDLQVGDLVYIPGHVMMAIGHVDGRTWVIHDTAGGSWFGADGKRVQAHLNGVSVTPLEPMMASDTVRYIDRITNIQRLRAKTPE